From Nitrospirota bacterium, the proteins below share one genomic window:
- a CDS encoding YbgC/FadM family acyl-CoA thioesterase, with protein MDIRIYYEDTDCGGVVYYANYLRYFERARTHYLEERGFSVAGLLKEGTQFVVVRAQAEYRAPARYGETLAIETTIGEIGKASLTFTHVIREKTSGRLVVEGSATLATMDMDGKVKRLAPALVRALQEPPKGAS; from the coding sequence ATGGACATCCGCATCTACTACGAAGACACCGACTGCGGCGGGGTGGTGTACTACGCCAACTACCTGAGGTATTTCGAGCGGGCGCGCACGCACTATTTGGAGGAGCGGGGGTTCTCGGTGGCCGGGCTGCTGAAGGAAGGGACCCAGTTCGTCGTCGTCCGGGCGCAGGCGGAGTACCGCGCCCCGGCCCGCTACGGCGAGACGCTGGCGATCGAGACGACGATCGGCGAGATCGGGAAGGCCTCGCTCACGTTCACGCACGTGATCCGCGAGAAGACCAGCGGGCGCCTGGTGGTGGAGGGCTCGGCGACCCTCGCGACGATGGACATGGACGGGAAGGTCAAGCGGCTGGCCCCGGCCCTCGTCCGGGCCCTGCAGGAGCCACCCAAAGGAGCATCCTGA
- a CDS encoding DUF2442 domain-containing protein produces the protein MAHPIYRVTACEIAGAYILRLCFDDNTERVIDFRPVLAGDLYGPLREMSLFNQVRIDPEVHTLVWPNGADFDPATLHDWPQHVQELTARARQWELTTAR, from the coding sequence ATGGCTCATCCCATTTATCGCGTGACCGCCTGTGAAATCGCCGGAGCTTATATCTTACGCCTTTGCTTTGACGATAACACAGAGCGGGTCATTGACTTCCGGCCTGTTCTGGCAGGAGACCTCTATGGACCGTTGCGCGAGATGTCCCTGTTCAACCAAGTCAGGATTGACCCTGAAGTGCATACGCTGGTCTGGCCCAACGGTGCAGACTTTGATCCTGCCACCTTGCACGACTGGCCGCAACACGTTCAAGAATTGACGGCTCGCGCCAGGCAGTGGGAACTGACCACCGCCCGCTAG
- a CDS encoding AAA family ATPase, producing the protein MKLKTVRVRMFRNILDSTEVAIEDKVTCLVGKNESGKSAFLNALWRVKPARSKPEFVIHDHYPAWPEKRHRNEGVNQKEFEPVEVGLEWEPADVKVMEEKFGPGVVTAGTSLRLWKNYSNEFRWESGCKEQQAVRNFVAKNPVPAAEQAAYAALADFEALKAKLAADVEKSKEAAEDHKLFTNAQSALKTLLGREDNFNDAAWSVAKDRLPEFFYFAEYSKLPYSVKIQDVLKNDKLSESDATARALLILGGTEREYMLNPDYERRKRELENVANALTDDVNSIGLRILNSACSRTLRSARYRTSRASSQCLTR; encoded by the coding sequence ATGAAACTCAAGACCGTTCGCGTGCGAATGTTCCGGAACATCCTCGACTCCACCGAGGTGGCGATCGAGGACAAGGTGACGTGCCTCGTCGGCAAAAACGAATCCGGTAAGAGCGCCTTCCTGAATGCCCTATGGCGGGTAAAGCCCGCGCGATCGAAGCCCGAGTTCGTGATCCACGACCACTACCCGGCCTGGCCCGAGAAGCGGCACCGCAACGAAGGCGTAAACCAGAAGGAGTTCGAGCCGGTCGAGGTCGGCCTTGAATGGGAGCCTGCCGACGTCAAGGTGATGGAGGAGAAGTTCGGTCCGGGCGTTGTCACCGCCGGAACCAGCCTGCGGCTGTGGAAGAACTACAGCAACGAATTTCGCTGGGAGAGCGGTTGCAAGGAGCAGCAGGCCGTCAGGAATTTCGTCGCCAAGAACCCCGTACCGGCGGCGGAACAGGCCGCCTACGCCGCGCTTGCGGACTTCGAGGCCCTGAAGGCGAAGCTCGCTGCGGATGTGGAGAAGAGCAAGGAAGCCGCCGAAGACCACAAGTTGTTCACAAACGCGCAGTCGGCGCTCAAGACGCTGCTCGGTCGGGAAGATAACTTCAATGACGCCGCGTGGAGCGTGGCCAAGGATCGCCTCCCGGAATTCTTCTACTTTGCCGAATACAGCAAGTTGCCGTACAGCGTGAAGATCCAGGACGTGCTGAAGAACGACAAGCTCAGCGAGTCTGACGCTACGGCGCGCGCGCTGCTAATACTCGGCGGCACCGAGAGGGAGTATATGCTGAACCCGGACTACGAGCGCCGGAAGCGTGAGCTTGAGAACGTCGCTAACGCCCTGACAGACGACGTGAATAGTATTGGTCTCAGAATCCTGAACTCCGCGTGCAGCCGGACATTACGCAGCGCACGGTATCGAACCAGCAGGGCCAGCAGTCAGTGCTTGACGAGATGA
- a CDS encoding DUF4160 domain-containing protein — protein MFAEVGGPHHVPHFHAYHQDDVGIYSLDPIELIAGSLPRRQQRLVEAWAELHQAELRKDWQLLQEGHRPLPIQPLT, from the coding sequence ATGTTTGCAGAAGTCGGTGGCCCACACCATGTCCCTCACTTCCACGCATACCATCAGGACGACGTCGGCATCTACAGTCTTGATCCGATTGAGTTGATCGCTGGATCTCTACCCAGGCGCCAACAGCGTCTCGTCGAGGCCTGGGCGGAATTGCACCAAGCGGAACTGCGGAAGGATTGGCAACTGTTGCAGGAAGGCCACAGACCGCTCCCCATTCAACCCCTCACATAA